A segment of the Campylobacter vulpis genome:
AATAAATTTCTTTATTTTTTCACTTTGTAGTGCTTTTATGAGAGCTTTGATTTTGGGATCTTGTTCTTTGCCCTCTTTAACGACTAAAATATTTGCATAAGGACTATCTTTATCTTCGATAAAAATAGAATCTTTGACAGGATTTAAATTCGCCAAAAGAGCATAGTTTGAATTAATCACAGCCACATCTACATCACTTAAAGCACGAGGTAATTGCGCGGCTTTAAGTTCTATAAATTTGATATTTTTAGGATTTTGAGTTATATCAATCGGTGTTTTTAAAGCTTTATCATTAAAACTTACAAGCCCTGTTTTAGCAATGATATCAAGTGCTCTACTCTCATTTGTAGGGTCATTTGGAACGGCAATCCTAGCACCATCTTTTAGTTCGTTAAAATTTTTGTATTTTTTAGAATACACAGCCATAGGCTCAATGTGAATATTTGCGACTTTCACAAGCTTAGTGCCTTTGCTTTTGTTAAATTCCTCCAAATAGGGCGAATGCTGAAAGAAATTTGCATCGACTTCACCATTATCTGTGGCAAGATTTGGCAAAACATAATCGGTAAATTCTTTAATTTCAAGCGTGTAACCCTCTTTTTTAAGATCTTCTTTGGCTTGATTTAAAATCTCAGCGTGTGGAACAGGAGTTGCTGCGACAACAATCTTTTCTGCGGCATTTAAATTAAGAGTGAAGCCTAAAAGGCTTACTAAAAGTAGTGTTTTGAAGTTCATATTTTTCCTTTCTTTAAGTCATCGTGCTTGCTTATCTTACGCCCTGACTATCAAGAAAGAGTTTTAAAGATAGTCAGGCTAGGACATCTGAGACATCATAGCTTATCCTTTCAAAAATTAATTAGAACTGATTGTAGCTTAAAAAATTTTAATATAATATTAATTACTTGCTTTTTTTATTTCTTAAATTTAAAAACTAAAATTAAGCTTAAGAAAATTCCTAATAATACTTCAAAAATAATGCTTTCTTGATTGTAAAAATCAAAAATGATTTTAGATAAATCGATTAAAATAATTCCTATAATAATATAAATTTCTTTACAATCTTTCGCCCAAGTGTAGAATAAATTACCTAAAATTTGCACCATTTGCACTAAAATAAGCAAAATAACAACGGTTTGTATCATCATCACACTATCAAAACGCTCATAGCCATAGCGTATCGCTACATCGCCAAGCCCACCTCCGCCTATCGTTCCTGCAAGAGCTGAAAAGCCTATGGTAAAAATCAAAGTTAGGGTTAAACCACTAATGATATTTGGTAAAGCTTCGACAAAAATAACTTTAAAGATGATTTGGGTATCGCTAGCTCCATAAGATTTTGCTGCTTCTATGACTCCTTTATCGATTTCTTTAAAAGCACTTTCTAGCATTTTGGCTAAATAGGGTGCTATCCCTATGGAAAGGGGAGTGATAACAGCATCTGTGCCTATGCTTGTGCCAACAACAATTTTAGAAAGTGGCAAAAGCACGATAATAAGAATAAGAAAAGGAAAAGCTCTTAAAATATTCGTAATAAAATCTAAAACACTATAAGCAAAAGGATTTTCTCTAATGCCATCGCGTCCCCAAATGGCAAGTAAAATTCCGGGAATAATTGCTAGTAAAAATCCTACAAAAACACTCATTAAACTCATATAAATGGTTTCGTTTAAGGCTTGTTTCAAAATTAAATCATAATTTTGAGAAAAATTTGTGATAGAGGCGACAAGCGTTTCTTTCATACCCTGCCAAGAAATTTCACTAAAAAATTCTCTTATCCTTGCAAAAAACTCTCCCATTAAGCCACCTCCCATAAAACGCCACTTTTTTCTATATAGGCTAAGACTTTTTCTTTGTCCTTTTCATTAATGTTAATGACCAAATTACCCAAAGCCACGCCATTGAGTTTTTCGATTTTACCCCAAACGATGTTAAAATCAATATCTAAGGTTCTTGCCATATGTGTTATAATGCTATTTTGGGCGACTTCTTTGGGGAAATAAAGCTTAATATTGAGTCCATTTTCTGGTAAGAAATCACTTTCTCCTAAAAATTCTCTCATTTTAGCATTAGGCTTTAAAAATAATTCATCGATTTTACCGCTGCCAATAATTTGTCCCTGCTCCAGTAAAATAGCTTTTTGCGCTATGTCTTTTACCACATCCATTTCGTGCGTAACTAAAACGACACTTATGCCAAATTCCTTATTGATTTTAAGGATAAGTTCTAAAATGTTTTTAGTCGTGTTAGGATCAAGTGCTGATGTGGCTTCATCGCTTAATAAAATTTTAGGATTAAGTGCTAAGGCTCTTGCTATGGCAACTCTTTGTTTTTGTCCCCCGCTTAATTCTTTAGGATAAGAATTTTTTTTATGACTTAAACCTACGATATCTAAAAGCTCATCAACTCTTTTTTTAACATCATTCTCACTCATATAATCTTTTTTAAACAAACTCGCCATAAATTTGCATTGTGTATAGTGCGTTCTTAAGGGCATAGCGATATTTTCAAAAACATTTTTGCGGTTCATTAGGGCGAAATTTTGAAAGATCATTCCTACATCTTTTCTTAAACTTTTAAGCTTTTCTGGTTTATTTTCAAGTAGGTCTT
Coding sequences within it:
- a CDS encoding MetQ/NlpA family ABC transporter substrate-binding protein, with product MNFKTLLLVSLLGFTLNLNAAEKIVVAATPVPHAEILNQAKEDLKKEGYTLEIKEFTDYVLPNLATDNGEVDANFFQHSPYLEEFNKSKGTKLVKVANIHIEPMAVYSKKYKNFNELKDGARIAVPNDPTNESRALDIIAKTGLVSFNDKALKTPIDITQNPKNIKFIELKAAQLPRALSDVDVAVINSNYALLANLNPVKDSIFIEDKDSPYANILVVKEGKEQDPKIKALIKALQSEKIKKFIEEKYNGAVIPAF
- a CDS encoding methionine ABC transporter permease; its protein translation is MGGGLMGEFFARIREFFSEISWQGMKETLVASITNFSQNYDLILKQALNETIYMSLMSVFVGFLLAIIPGILLAIWGRDGIRENPFAYSVLDFITNILRAFPFLILIIVLLPLSKIVVGTSIGTDAVITPLSIGIAPYLAKMLESAFKEIDKGVIEAAKSYGASDTQIIFKVIFVEALPNIISGLTLTLIFTIGFSALAGTIGGGGLGDVAIRYGYERFDSVMMIQTVVILLILVQMVQILGNLFYTWAKDCKEIYIIIGIILIDLSKIIFDFYNQESIIFEVLLGIFLSLILVFKFKK
- a CDS encoding methionine ABC transporter ATP-binding protein encodes the protein MIKIQNLQKYYGKELVINDVSLEIKKGEIYAIVGHSGAGKSTLLRCINGLESYQKGSLKVFDLELKDLLENKPEKLKSLRKDVGMIFQNFALMNRKNVFENIAMPLRTHYTQCKFMASLFKKDYMSENDVKKRVDELLDIVGLSHKKNSYPKELSGGQKQRVAIARALALNPKILLSDEATSALDPNTTKNILELILKINKEFGISVVLVTHEMDVVKDIAQKAILLEQGQIIGSGKIDELFLKPNAKMREFLGESDFLPENGLNIKLYFPKEVAQNSIITHMARTLDIDFNIVWGKIEKLNGVALGNLVININEKDKEKVLAYIEKSGVLWEVA